A window of Gallaecimonas kandeliae genomic DNA:
GTTTCGACGGTGACGATGATGGGGCCGCGATAGCCGAAGGAATCGTCGAACAGCCAGAAGCAGCCCCCCAGCAGCAAGGCGGCAAGCAACAGCAAGGGCCTGGCGAGGTGGCGGTAGGCCGGGAAAAAAGCGGGCGCCCCACCGGGGGCGCCAAGGGGTAATAACGGCATCCAAAATCCTTTTGGGCTTTTAGTCCTGGGTCGGCAGGGATACTAGCGCCGCCGCATTAACAAACCAACAACATCGGTGTGTCGGGATAGCGGGGGCATGCCTAGCCGCCTTTGGCCTGCACCTGTTCCAGCACCTCTTTGGGGGCGGGGGCATAGTGCTTGAACTCCATGCTGAAGGTGGCGCGGCCCTGGGTCAGGGAGCGCAGGTTGGTGGCGTAGCCGAACATCTCCGACAGCGGCACCAGGGCGCTGATCTGCTTGACGCCGCCGTGGAGATCCTCCATGCCCTGCATGGCACCGCGCCTGGCGGTGAGGTCGCCGATGACGTTGCCCATGAACTCCTCGGGGGTCTCCACCTCCACGTCCATCAGCGGTTCCAGCAACTGGGGCTGGGCCCGGCGCATGGCCTCCTTGAAGGCCATGGAGGCGGCGGTGCGAAAGGCGTTCTCGTTGGAGTCCACGTCGTGGGAGGAGCCATCCACCAGGGCCACCCGCACGTCCACCACGGGGTAGCCGGCCAGCACTCCCGAGGTCATGGTCTCCTGTATGCCCTTGTCCACCGCCGGTATGAATTCCCGGGGCACCACCCCGCCCTTGACCTCGTCGAGGAAGGCATAGCCTTTGCCCTCCTCCTGGGGCTCGAGGCGGATCACCACATGGCCGTACTGGCCGCGGCCGCCGGTCTGCTTGACGAACTTGCCTTCGACGTCGGCCACCGCCTGGCGCACCGTCTCCCGGTAGGCCACCTGGGGCCGGCCGACGCTGGCCTCGACGCCGAATTCGCGCTTGAGGCGGTCCACCAGGATCTCCAGGTGCAGCTCGCCCATGCCGGAGATGATGGTCTGGCCGGATTCTTCGTCGCTGCGCACCCTAAAGGACGGGTCCTCCTGGGCCAGGCGGCCCAGGGCCAGGCCCATCTTCTCCTGGTCGGCCTTGGTCCTGGGCTCTATGGCCTGGGAGATGACGGGCTCGGGGAAATTCATCTTCTCGAGGATGATGGGATTGTTGATGTCGCAGAGGGTGTCCCCCGTAGTGACCCCCTTGAGGCCGACGGCGGCGGCGATGTCGCCGGCATGGACCTCCTTGATTTCCTTGCGGTCGTTGGCGTGCATCTGCAGGATGCGCCCCAGCCGCTCCTTCTGGCCCTTGGTGGGGTTGTAGACGGCTTCGCCGGCATTGGCGATGCCGGAATAGACCCTAAAGAAGGTGAGCTGGCCGACGAAGGGATCGGTCATTATCTTGAAAGCCAGGGCCGAGAAGGGCTCGTCGTCCGTGGGGTGGCGCTCTATCTCGTTGTCCTTCTCGTCATGGCCTTTGATGGCCGGCACGTCCGCCGGCGACGGCAGGTATTCCACCACGGCGTCCAAGAGCGCCTGCACGCCGCGGTTCTTGTAGGCGCTGCCGGCCAGCATCGGCACTATCTCGTTGCGCAGGGTCCTGGCCCGCAAGCCGCGCTTGATTTCCTCTTCGCTCAACTCCTCGCCGCCCAGGTACTTGTCCAGGAGCTCGGCCGAGCCTTCGGCGGCGGCCTCCACCATGTGCTCGCGCCATTCCCTGGCCAGGGGCATCAGCGCGGCTGGGATGTCCTCGTAGCTGAAGGTGGTGCCCATGCTGGCGTCGTCCCAGAGGATGGCCCGCATCTTCACCAGATCCACCACGCCGTGGAAGTCGTCCTCGGCCCCCAAAGGCAATTGGATGGGCACGGCCAGGCCCTTGAGGCGCTCGCGGATCTGCTTTTCCACCCGCAGGAAATCGGCGCCCACCCTGTCCATCTTGTTGACGAAGGCGATGCGCGGCACCGCGTACTTGTTGGCCTGGCGCCAGACGGTCTCGGACTGGGGCTGGACGCCGCCGACGGCGTCATAGACCATGACGGCGCCGTCCAGCACCCGCATGGAGCGCTCCACCTCTATGGTGAAGTCCACATGGCCGGGGGTGTCGATGATGTTGATGCGGTGCTCTTCGAAATTGCCGGCCATGCCCTTCCAGGCCGTGGTGGTGGCCGCCGAGGTGATGGTGATGCCCCGCTCCTGCTCCTGGGCCATCCAGTCCATGACGGCCGTGCCCTCGTGCACTTCCCCAATCTTGTGGCTGATCCCCGTGTAGAAGAGGATGCGCTCCGTGGTGGTAGTCTTGCCGGCGTCGATATGGGCGCTGATGCCGATATTGCGGTAGCGGGCTATGGGAATGCTGCGGGTCATGGGCTGCTCCTGGCCAGGGACTGGGGACTCCTCATGGCGGTGCCGGCCCTTTTGGGGAGCGCAAACCCGGCGACTCTGGCCAGGTTCAGCACCAACCTGACGGGTGGCCGTGTTTAACTGCCACCCGGCTCTGACTATAGCTGCCCGCCAGGGGCGCCGCGTGCCGGCCTTGCACAAAGAAACGACAAAGTCCCCCACATATTTAAGCTTTCATTAATGGTA
This region includes:
- the fusA gene encoding elongation factor G yields the protein MTRSIPIARYRNIGISAHIDAGKTTTTERILFYTGISHKIGEVHEGTAVMDWMAQEQERGITITSAATTTAWKGMAGNFEEHRINIIDTPGHVDFTIEVERSMRVLDGAVMVYDAVGGVQPQSETVWRQANKYAVPRIAFVNKMDRVGADFLRVEKQIRERLKGLAVPIQLPLGAEDDFHGVVDLVKMRAILWDDASMGTTFSYEDIPAALMPLAREWREHMVEAAAEGSAELLDKYLGGEELSEEEIKRGLRARTLRNEIVPMLAGSAYKNRGVQALLDAVVEYLPSPADVPAIKGHDEKDNEIERHPTDDEPFSALAFKIMTDPFVGQLTFFRVYSGIANAGEAVYNPTKGQKERLGRILQMHANDRKEIKEVHAGDIAAAVGLKGVTTGDTLCDINNPIILEKMNFPEPVISQAIEPRTKADQEKMGLALGRLAQEDPSFRVRSDEESGQTIISGMGELHLEILVDRLKREFGVEASVGRPQVAYRETVRQAVADVEGKFVKQTGGRGQYGHVVIRLEPQEEGKGYAFLDEVKGGVVPREFIPAVDKGIQETMTSGVLAGYPVVDVRVALVDGSSHDVDSNENAFRTAASMAFKEAMRRAQPQLLEPLMDVEVETPEEFMGNVIGDLTARRGAMQGMEDLHGGVKQISALVPLSEMFGYATNLRSLTQGRATFSMEFKHYAPAPKEVLEQVQAKGG